The Bicyclus anynana chromosome 4, ilBicAnyn1.1, whole genome shotgun sequence genome window below encodes:
- the LOC112055309 gene encoding uncharacterized protein LOC112055309, whose product MFKMLRTLLPIVFVTTITLCSSNVLPILSINKLDTEPLLDDQDTDNTFNNKYTNVNPNIFYKVFIETPKDNTPKKPQISRSKYLDNDNNQDAKILNGKIDNEDSDDEGFRKEQWHNYPRQLDRLNRNVNEEFDKILLDTKDLERLKGIDDNTPPFTDDEIGTYGDDTFDGPLLILKIRLAYLKDDIKNVDTNKFTYSDLVPLNSKTDNTREENVLNANDIEPLIKVKRKGHSQDITFLESPTNDKKAVRKRIFSLWSRLQSLSHRGHELHHRRHLYALYGLPEDGGGTLTAETRGTMMRPPGSPLRWG is encoded by the exons ATGCTGAGGACTTTGCTTCCAATAGTATTCGTAACTACGATCACTTTATGTTCAAGCAACGTTCTTCCAATATTGTCCATAAACAAACTAGATACTGAACCATTACTAGACGACCAAGATACTGACAATacttttaataacaaatatactaATGTAAATccgaatatattttataaggtTTTTATCGAAACACCTAAAGATAATACGCCAAAAAAGCCACAAATATCAAGATCGAAGTATTTGGACAATGACAACAATCAGGATGCAAAGATATTGAATggaaaaatagataatgaagaCAGCGATGACGAGGGGTTTCGAAAAGAGCAATGGCATAACTATCCCAGACAACTAGACCGTCTCAATAGAAACGTTAATGAAGAGTTTGATAAAATCTTACTGGACACTAAAGATCTAGAGAGATTAAAAGGGATCGATGATAATACTCCACCATTTACTGACGATGAAATAGGAACTTATGGTGATGATACTTTTGATGGACCTTTACTAATCCTAAAGATACGACTAGCATATTTAAAAgatgatattaaaaatgttgataCAAATAAGTTTACGTATTCGGATTTGGTACCCCTTAACTCAAAAACTGATAATACAAGAGAAGAGAATGTTTTGAATGCGAATGATATTGAACCTCtcataaaagtaaaaagaaaggGTCATAGTCAGGATATTACGTTTTTGG AAAGTCCTACGAATGACAAAAAAGCCGTTAGAAAGCGTATATTTTCCTTATGGAGTCGACTACAAAGTCTCTCACACAGAGGTCATGAACTCCATCACAGAAGGCACCTCTACGCACTCTATGGACTCCCAGAAGATGGTGGTGGAACCCTGACTGCGGAGACTAGAGGCACCATGATGAGACCACCTGGATCGCCATTACGATGGGGTTAA